The Ipomoea triloba cultivar NCNSP0323 chromosome 14, ASM357664v1 region AAGCAAACCACCCTaactttctatttttagtaaattGCTTCTAACTATCTTTCATcccaaaatactataaataacCCTATAATCCAACCAATCAGCTCACACCTTCTGACCTCCACAACATTAGCAATCTCAAACACACTTATAGCTTCTCATCACTCGTGCCAATGGCTTCTTTCATCATGAAAGCTACTAGAATATCAGAAGTTGAAGGATGGGTTACAATAAAAAGTGCACATTTCGAGCTCAACGGTTCACCATTTCTTTTCAACGGCTTCAACTCATATTGGCTCATGCACGTTGCGAGTGAGCCCAACGAGAGGCACAAAGTCACTGAGGTGCTCAGGGATGCCTCCGCCGCCGGCCTATCGGTGTGCCGGACTTGGGCTTTTAGCGATGGAAACCGCTACAACGGACTGCAAATATCCCCCGGCGTTTATGATGAGCGCGTTTTTCAGGTGAACTTTTTGTTCTATTTTTGGCTTTGTCAGGTTACATTTTAATTTGCAattgttttataaatttttcgAAATTGAAGATGtgttctatctcaactaaaaatctaaattgaTAGTCcaactttattatttatatatataatgttttatgTACCGTTGCTTGGTGGTTTTAGGGGCTTGATTTTGTGCTCTCGGAAGCAAGAAAATATGGGATTCGGTTGATATTAAGCTTCGTGAACAATTGGAATGACTTTGGAGGCAAAGCACAATATGTACAATGGGCTAGAAATGCAGGAGCACCGGTTAACAATGACGATGATTTCTTTACTCAATCAATCCCCAAAGGTTATTACAAGAACCATATTAAGGTAAAATCTGCCATATCTAACTCACGAgactaaataattataatttatattagtatatgcatgcatgcacaaATGCATTAATTGGCAAGAAATCATATGAAATAgtgatttaaataatttatttttaaatttataatcgAATTAAAGTTTAGCCtcttgaactatatatatattgagatgtGTTTCATTTGAATAGTAACTCTAACATGCATGGcttgtgtatttatttttattttatgtttttttttataaaaattttgcatgtatttattattattattattttgcagaAAATTATAACAAGGATCAACACAATTACTGGAATTGCATACAAGGATGACCCGACTGTGATGGCATGGGAACTAATGAATGAGCCTCGTTGCCAAGCGGATTACTCTGGAAATACTCTTAATGTGAGCAATATCATCACTATTGCATTTTCTACATCATAACCAACCACCCAACAAACATTTTAAGGAAAGAAAAAGTCAAACCAATAAGCAGTTGCATAGAGATCCCTTACACAATGTTTATCAAAAACTTAGACAAATATACTATCTCTCACtttaacataaaatacatttttaatatactaaaatttcaattttaatacattaaatattcattttttaaaaattcattatttgtgtaatgaatgcgttcattatttggtatactacACAATAATAAActttcagtatacaaataatgaactttcaatATATGTTAAAAATGAGATTCATCACAAACGTGTATACTACTCTAGTAATTTGTTTAACATTATAAATCCATATATATGCTATACATATGATTAAAAAACTGGGCGGCCTGCAGGGATGGGTTCAAGAAATGGCAAGGTTTGTGAAGTCAATAGACAGCAAACACCTGTTGGAGATTGGAATGGAGGGATTTTATGGGGACTCAGTGCCTGACAGGAAGCAATTCAACCCTGGTTATCAAGTGGGAACTGATTTCATTAGCAACCACCTTATTCCTGAGATTGACTTCGCCACCATCCATGTATATGCTAATCAATGGTAAGCAAGCAATTCAGCATCATATCTATCTTTGCAAGCTCAAAGCTAAGTTTGATGCataaaaattaacatatatgttGGGCTGAGGCCAGTAAAAGTCTAGTCTAGCATCCGGTGCTGAATTGTTGGACAGAGGCTAGTAAAGGCCTATACTAGCACCTGAAATTGTTATGCAAGGCCTATAAAGACTTTAAAAGACAAAGTACAGCACTCAGCTTCTTGTAAATGTGATGGCTGTGTATAAAAAACAGTTACGTTTTCAGTACTAGCTATAGATTCTAACAATATACGTGAGTGAGTTACAGGGTTCCGGGAAAAAGTGAGGACGTTCAGATGGAATTTGTAGAGAAGTGGATAACAAGCCATTGGCAAGATGCAAACACAGTGCTTAAAAAGCCCTTAGTGCTTGCAGAATTCGGAAAGTCAAGCCGGGACGGAGGAGCGTTCACCGTCGGCGTCCGAGATTCTTTCATGGCTACGGTTTACGGGCAGATTTACAACCTCGCCAAGAACGGCGGCGTAATGGCGGGGACCATGGTGTGGCAGATCATGGCACAAGACATGGGCGGATGGGACGACGGATACTCCATCGTCCTGCCGGAAAATCCTTCCACCGCCGCTGTCCTTTCCTCCCAGTCGCACGCCATGGCGGACCTATCCCACTCTTTAGCCCTCCAAAGGCTGCCCAGAGTGGATGGCTGGATTACGAGAAACGGTGACCGTTTCGAGCTCAACGGCTCGCCGTTTCTTTTTAACGGTTTCAATTCGTACTGGCTGATGCATGTGGCGAGTGACGCCGATCAGAGGAACAAAGTCACGGAGGTGCTGAAAGAAGCTTCGGCCGCCGGCCTCTCTGTATGCCGGACTTGGGCCTTCAGTGACGGCAGCCAATACAACGCATTACAAACCTCTCCCGGCGTTTATGACGAACGTGTTTTTCAGGttcattttttaaacatttttttaatttgtttaaccAGAAAAATTGACAGTCACTATCAAAAGAGTATATATTAAGTAAATCCCATCAAATCAAAATGACTAATAAGTAGCTTCCACTAAAAATAGAACTAGTAAGTCTGCTGTTACTAAATTAACAGTCCAGCCAACTTAGCTGAAATTGTAACTAAACATGCTAATAACTTAACCAATTGTTTTGTCCTTTTGATAATAATTCTAAATATTAcagataaaataagaaaattactgtttataaaaaaaatttattcaaaaaatatatttgtgacaaatattaaaatttaactatttatatttagggacttgattttgtgatttCGGAAGCAAGGACATATGGGATTCGCTTAATATTAAGCTTTGTGAACAATTGGTATGATTTTGGAGGCAAAGCACAATACGCAAACTGGGCAAGAGATTCAGGTGTACAGATCGATAGCGAAGACGACTTCTACACTCATCCTGTTCTCATAGGCTATTACAAGAACCATATcaaggtaattaattaaatacaaaattttacttTAACACGATTTAAGTGTCTTATATTGAATGTGTAAATATATTGCAGAAAGTTATAACGAGAGTGAATACCGTTACTGGAATAGCATACAAGGATGATCCAATCATCATGGCATGGGAACTCATGAATGAACCTCGTTGCCAGAAAGATTATTCTGGAAAAACCCTTAACGTGAGTACGATGTCGTTCcttccattttaattttattgtggagATGAACGAACAGTACTTTGGCTGTCAGCCTAGAAcactaaattaaaatgtaattaatatttaatgtgcGTAAGTACGACTGTGattaaatttattgtttgaAAAGTTGCGTATATTCACAAGCTAGCACATGAattaattagattatattttgatattatgAGTTAAATCCAATCAATAACAATTACTTGCCGCACAATTAGGCGATAGATCTtcaagcattaaaaaaaataaaaatagacttTTTACTACATGTGTATTTTAATAGTTACTtgctaattaagaaattatttgcttttttttaatacatttaagaaattatttgttagaaaatgttatttgcaccaaaatttattttatttagggTTGTTAATTCTAAACTAAATTAACTTAATTTCAACAATATTTTAACTGTTAACTAAACCAAGATTTCTAATTTTGGATAAATCAAACTGAAATTTTTCCCGATTAATCAATTAGTAATCCtcttaattgaaatattttagtcaaattttaaattcttaaagtctataaataaaaaatttcaattcatagTTCCTCACCACAAAAGACATTACGtcaatatgtataaaataaaattttaaaaaaaactatctagtctaataatatgatttatgaattacataagtataaaaataaaaaaaattaaaaaaaaacatatgtatGCACATGCAATTCAGTTAACCGCTCAATGAATTTAGTTAACCAACACtttcaaattgaattaactGTTAAAcaaaattcttaaaaattgatttcaaacaaaaaaaaaatctaaaaaatcaaGTTAACCGATAAATATCGATAGTTCAGTTGGTTAACTAGATTTTCGTCAAACTGTGCACACTCCTAATTTTATCTAATGTGATTTGTGATACAATCAAGTTAATTTGCATATTTATCATTTCTTACCCATGAGGCCATGATTTAgtaaatattactatatatgaATCAAATAAAGTCCCATCGTGTGATGtagttttaatttgaattacACTAGTTGCTAAAAAACTATTGTTGCTAACAGAATTGGTTAAAACTGAAACATGTAACAGGGATGGGTTCAAGAAATTGCAAGTTATGTAAAATCACTAGACAACAGGCACCTGTTGGAGATAGGAATGGAGGGGTTTTATGGAGATTCAGAGCCTGATAGGGAGAAATTCAACCCTGGATACCAAGTGGGAACTGATTTCATTAGCAACCATCTTGTTCCTGAAATTGACTTTGCCACCATCCATGCATACACTGATCAATGGTATAACCTATCTTCTTTAATTGCAACCGAAATGACTCACTTAAATTTTCGTCTttcaccaaattaaaaaatgcattttaatCCAGTTCGGTAACGCAGTTAGCTTATCAGCctattttgacttatttgacccctattagctgtttgacttggttaaacaatcaatatgagtatttgattaattagcttttgtaacaacttattgctccaaaatgctaaaattcaaaatttcgatcagctttttgagaaagtcattttgcatgtataTAATACCAAATACTTTTCtgtatcaactagtcaaacccactaacctAATCAACTAACAGCAAACACCCTCTTTGTTGTTAGGGTTTCGGGAGAAAGTGACGATGCACAAATGGAATTCATGGAGAATTGGATGAGGAGCCACTGGGAAGATGCAAAGACCGTAGTGAAGAAGCCATTGGTGTTAGCCGAATTTGGCAAGTCTAGCCGAGACGGAGGATTTAGCATCGCCGTTCGCGACTCTTTCTTAACCACAGTTTACAAGAACACATATGACTTGGCAAAGGCAGGAGGGACGATGGCGGGGAGCATGGTGTGGCAACTCATGGCACACGACATGGGTGCGTGGGACGACGGATACTCCATCGTCTTGCCAGAGAATTCGTCGACCGCCGGCGTGATTTCCGGCCAGTCGCAAGCCATGAAGAACTTAGCTCGTGACTTGCCTCACTATGAAGCCTGACAATTGTAGAGGAATTCGAAATTCCATTAATTATACGCCACCCAATAAATGTAtgctaaataaaattaataaaatcatgtTTTAGTATTATGTatcttttaattaatgaatccCAAATTAAATAGACATCTATTtttaataatctatactattaataaaaacaaaatctttcatTTTAACTCCCCGCCAAAACACTTATACACTACTAAGGTttatgtaatattgtaaaatatggtaatacaattcctatttgtactacaattgtaaattaaaatgtgataatagaatttcaaataaaatatatatttttttttactttactattcgtaatattaaaattattaattgtaataatacagtacatatacttccccgcaacgtaatctatacgaGTTCTATACATGAACTCCCATTTCATACTTCCACACTTTTACTCCTTGACGTGACAAGATATATATGATAGATTATCTTTATCCTGTGTGTCTCAAGAAAAGTGTCAAAATCAAACTTTTGTATGAGGGTGTAAAAGTatggagtagaatttgggagtcaaagtagtattttccaatctatctatactactaataaaatcaaaatccccCATTTTATTTTCCCACTCAAAATAATCTtatactgttaaggtttgcataatattataaaatatggtaatacaattcatattcgtatcagaattgtaaattaaaatgttgtaATACAactcctaatacaatatatttttcttttttacttttttattcatattacaattctagattaaaattactaatttgtacTATTAGTACAAAATCTCAAGCTTTAGCACTGTtgatattaaacaaattaagattttggTATAAATgctatgttttttttctttaggcCACTGACCACATAAATTGGGCGATGACATTCGTTCTTGGACTCTTTAATCAAAGTTGAACTATTCATTTAATtaactacggagtattacttaactaataattaactattagttttcaattttttacaaggtaatatctcttctatactttttcaaacattttcaacTCAAAGAATCAATAGCTCCACCTATTTGGCTATTTGGAATGGTAGATTGGTAGCAGATGTTctatcacactacatagtaattGATTAATACAAAATGAATTTGATTTAATGATTAGAtaaatattaatcaaattaataacttagtcaatccaagaaaataattaaataattttcataaatgtTTGGATTAATGAATAAAGTTGTACTGTAATTTTATTatggtttattatttatttgtatatattagaATTAAGTGTATATATTGTTATCAAAAAAGAATTAAGTGTATATATTATTGGATATAGTGAAGTagaataaagagttaattctatttttggaataaggttcaaattagctATTATAcgtaacttgaaagtgcaattaggtcactgaatgAAAAAATAGCACAAATAGACcgctgaacactccaaatgtatgcaatttcacctaataGCAGGTCACCATCCATTTCTTCaggttataattaaattaaattttatttaaaaattattatattaattttttaataaaaaacatttttaaaaatcacaTGATGTTTTCGTCTCGGTCCAGAGCTTTGTCTCTTCAACCTGAGACGAAGAGTCTCTTCATCTCCAACCGGAGATGTAGACAGGTCGACTAAGGATCCCCgcggttttattttttatttatttattttagttttttaataaaaaatcatgaaaataattattaaattaaaattaatttaattataacctGAAGAAATAAATGGTGGCCTGCTTTCAAgtaaattgcatacatttaaaATGTTGGTCTAATTGCACCTTGcaccttttttttgtttgcactttcaagttacgTTCAGTGACCAATTTAGGCCTTATTCCTCTATTtattgtcctaaatttataggtgacaactcacttttaagtctttttttttatcagaacattcacttttagtcttagTATTAtatgacatgactatttttgtcatttatcaataaaacagtttaaataCCATTAAACACAAACCactcctttcaaaaaaaaaaaaaaaatacaaaaccacaataaacacaaaaaaatagtCACGCCACTTTAAGTTTAAATGTCAttaatacaatgacatttcaataattttgttaagGGAAGagtaaaaatggtcatgccacaataatattaagacTAAATgaagatgttctaataaaaataaaaaaaaataaaaaataaaaattaaaaacggactgttacctataaatctataaccaaaaatagaattaaatctaaaataaatctaggaccaaaaatggaaagtTAAAAAGCTTCAAATTATTAAGAAACAGAAGCAGTGAATATACAAGAGAGGCTACCACTTTATGCAAATGATGAGACAGTAACAAAGTTGAATCCTAAAATATATATTCCTCATGAATGCATCCCTAGCATGCATGTATCAAAATTAAGACCAATTGCAAACAATACTCATCTATAAACAAGTCCCCCAAGCCATTTCCTCCTTGCATTTCTAACAAGTACCTCTGCCATAGCTTCACCTGGCTATCTAAATTGACATTGACACTGACAAAATCACTTGTATTTTGTAGATAAGATCAGATAAAAGAATACTAAGTTTGTTAGTACTGTAAACTATATGGaatcaattagtaatttttaagACAATAAAGTTCAAGATTCTGAAACTACTTAAAAGCGGACAAGCAACAGCTATAACACAATATGATAGCGAGTAACAGATCGGAGTATCCAATGTAACAACAGTAAAACAACAAAGTGCAAAGATTGGTAGCCCAGACCAGCATACAACAAACCTTGGATTATTAATGTCCCTGAAGACTACATAATGATTAATtgattatagattacattgccAAGAAGAGCATAAGAGAAAATGTAGGGGtaaattaaacacataattgAAGTTCGCATCGTCTCAACAAAGGGCATAAACTTAGCTCGACCATAGCAGCGACAAGGGTTTTCCATCTTGGCACTTTATCATGCACTCCACCACAGTTTCTCTCAGCTTTTCTTCAATGTCTTCCATAGGAAGGGTTGCATCTATTATCTAAAtcagcaaaaagaaaaagggatCTATGATTAGGACTTACGGCTGCTTCATCATGGAAAAACTATATTCAAGTGTGGTTCTTAGGAGTTGGTAAATGAAGTCTTATTTCTACCATGTAAGATAATATAGGCAAATCAATATCCCATCTGGACTCATTTATAAATCACAAGCATTGCTGAGCTGAAAACTAAATGCATTAGTATCCTGGCAGACCTGGGCACCTGGCCTATGATCTAGCTACTGAATATCAAAGCTCTAAATGTAACAGAAGTGTCTGTACTGCCCCTAAAGGTAAAGACTAGGCCATACTTAAAAATAATGTCACTTACCTTCCATGATGAATCCTGAAGGGCCTGGTAAGAGAGGGCAACCTTTTTCTGAAACTCCAACTGCTCATACCTCTCACCACCGTAACCTCCTCTTTCAGCAGCTCTCTGGCATATTTCAAGAACAAATTCTCTATAAATTAAACCACAGGAAATATAAAAGATACACCATTGCATTTTGCATCATCCATAtcagaaagaaaacaaatctgATATATTAGCTGAATTCTCTCTAGAAATTAGAGAAACGCAAAAGATTGACGAATAGTGAAGCCATCACATCCAGGTGGTTGTTAACTGGCAATTTCTTGCCCCAAATACTTTCCAAAGGAACTAAATCGTGCATAACAAATGCAAACCTATACTGAAAATATCATCACTCCCAAAATGACCAAGCATACATATAGATATGATTTAAATGCAATAACTAAACCCAACAGGCAATAAAACCATACTGGTGCCACTGGTTCAAATTTGACACTACAATGAAATGTTTTAGTATTTCTACAATTACACATGCATTTAAACTGAAAAATTGATTACCTCGGGTGAAATGTCAAGGTACAATACCAGATCTGGAGCAAGCAATCCTATATCAGGAGCCTGCATCAAAAGACTTTATGACATCACAGCCTAAGAAACCATGAATTTCAATATTAATACTGAAGAATGTATTTACCTTACACCATTGAATATCAAGTCCCTTGGCAGAAGAAAATGCTACCCCAGAATAAGAATAACGGTCTACAATAATAGTGGTCCCACTCTTCAGAGTTTCTTCCATTAATGACCTGCAATTATATTTCCAGTCAATAGTTGATCATT contains the following coding sequences:
- the LOC116003854 gene encoding mannan endo-1,4-beta-mannosidase 6-like, coding for MASFIMKATRISEVEGWVTIKSAHFELNGSPFLFNGFNSYWLMHVASEPNERHKVTEVLRDASAAGLSVCRTWAFSDGNRYNGLQISPGVYDERVFQGLDFVLSEARKYGIRLILSFVNNWNDFGGKAQYVQWARNAGAPVNNDDDFFTQSIPKGYYKNHIKKIITRINTITGIAYKDDPTVMAWELMNEPRCQADYSGNTLNGWVQEMARFVKSIDSKHLLEIGMEGFYGDSVPDRKQFNPGYQVGTDFISNHLIPEIDFATIHVYANQWVPGKSEDVQMEFVEKWITSHWQDANTVLKKPLVLAEFGKSSRDGGAFTVGVRDSFMATVYGQIYNLAKNGGVMAGTMVWQIMAQDMGGWDDGYSIVLPENPSTAAVLSSQSHAMADLSHSLALQRLPRVDGWITRNGDRFELNGSPFLFNGFNSYWLMHVASDADQRNKVTEVLKEASAAGLSVCRTWAFSDGSQYNALQTSPGVYDERVFQGLDFVISEARTYGIRLILSFVNNWYDFGGKAQYANWARDSGVQIDSEDDFYTHPVLIGYYKNHIKKVITRVNTVTGIAYKDDPIIMAWELMNEPRCQKDYSGKTLNGWVQEIASYVKSLDNRHLLEIGMEGFYGDSEPDREKFNPGYQVGTDFISNHLVPEIDFATIHAYTDQWVSGESDDAQMEFMENWMRSHWEDAKTVVKKPLVLAEFGKSSRDGGFSIAVRDSFLTTVYKNTYDLAKAGGTMAGSMVWQLMAHDMGAWDDGYSIVLPENSSTAGVISGQSQAMKNLARDLPHYEA
- the LOC116004197 gene encoding thymidylate kinase-like isoform X2, with amino-acid sequence MESSSSSRISRGALIVFEGLDRCGKTSQSSRLVKYLDNLGHSIQSWRFPDRNTGIGQMISSYLANKSHLDDRAIHLLFSANRWEKRSLMEETLKSGTTIIVDRYSYSGVAFSSAKGLDIQWCKAPDIGLLAPDLVLYLDISPERAAERGGYGGERYEQLEFQKKVALSYQALQDSSWKIIDATLPMEDIEEKLRETVVECMIKCQDGKPLSLLWSS
- the LOC116004197 gene encoding thymidylate kinase-like isoform X1 gives rise to the protein MLHASSFTLTKALEFERVGARQLLKFGLNLKFTVKNSIRQVHMESSSSSRISRGALIVFEGLDRCGKTSQSSRLVKYLDNLGHSIQSWRFPDRNTGIGQMISSYLANKSHLDDRAIHLLFSANRWEKRSLMEETLKSGTTIIVDRYSYSGVAFSSAKGLDIQWCKAPDIGLLAPDLVLYLDISPERAAERGGYGGERYEQLEFQKKVALSYQALQDSSWKIIDATLPMEDIEEKLRETVVECMIKCQDGKPLSLLWSS